The proteins below come from a single Crossiella sp. CA-258035 genomic window:
- a CDS encoding glycosyltransferase, whose product MNTIPLAILLALLAACLFAAAVARQHAAVRAHDHGGALTLRGLGDTVRSRGWLTGTGFAVLGSGLHVLALSLAPMVIVQPLGVLSLVLTVLFTARARRAPIARPVRLAVLAVCAGVFGFVALAVSPAVATSVAVPGAVHLAALAAVAVAALGLRAGGQARCAVLAASAAVLFGLGSVLTKSATGQLFTAQPQLGGLLIAAEAGLLLAFGGWVMHQAYAAGPTAVVVGAVTVLDPLTAVSTGLLFYGEAAYLTPATAAGQAALALLAVGGVVVLAKSVPDQRELTEEPAMPRRRGHTGSGLRIVLGADTFPPDVNGAANFAGRLAHGLAARGHEVHVICPAPDGKAATVRAGGITLHHLPARRTPFHPDFRISLPWQANRAVPDLLAGLDPDLVHVQSHFPVGRAVLRAATARNIPAVATNHFMPENLFGYLKIPAALRRGLARLAWRDLVRVYREAAVVTAPTPRAVELLHANHLPGQARAISCGIDIDHYAAPRPVKSASDGCAVLFVGRLDAEKNVPELLHALARVPGLRAELVGDGSCRARLEKLAAELGVTGRVRFHGVVSDADLVRAYRRADVFCMPGTAELQSLATMEAMSAGLPVVAADAMALPHLVRPGDNGFLYPPGDPDALAVHLRTLAADPQLRARLGAASTRLIARHALTATLTAFEGVYAELVTVPAPVLSGIPA is encoded by the coding sequence GTGAACACCATCCCGCTGGCCATCCTGCTGGCCCTGCTGGCGGCCTGTCTGTTCGCCGCCGCGGTCGCCCGCCAGCACGCCGCGGTGCGCGCGCACGACCACGGCGGCGCGCTCACCCTGCGCGGCCTGGGCGACACGGTCCGCTCCCGTGGCTGGCTCACCGGCACCGGCTTCGCCGTGCTCGGCAGCGGCCTGCACGTGCTCGCGCTGTCCCTGGCGCCCATGGTGATCGTGCAGCCACTCGGCGTGCTCAGCCTGGTGCTGACCGTGCTGTTCACCGCTCGCGCCCGGCGCGCACCGATCGCGCGGCCGGTGCGGCTGGCCGTGCTCGCGGTGTGCGCCGGGGTGTTCGGCTTCGTCGCGCTCGCGGTCTCGCCCGCGGTGGCCACCTCGGTGGCGGTGCCGGGCGCGGTGCACCTGGCCGCGCTGGCCGCGGTGGCCGTGGCCGCGCTGGGCCTGCGGGCCGGTGGCCAGGCCAGGTGCGCGGTGCTGGCCGCCTCCGCCGCAGTCCTGTTCGGACTCGGCTCGGTGCTGACCAAGTCCGCCACCGGCCAGCTGTTCACCGCGCAGCCGCAGCTCGGCGGGCTGCTCATCGCCGCGGAAGCCGGGCTGCTGCTGGCCTTCGGCGGCTGGGTGATGCACCAGGCCTACGCCGCGGGGCCGACCGCGGTGGTGGTCGGCGCGGTCACCGTGCTGGACCCGCTCACCGCGGTCAGCACCGGCCTGCTGTTCTACGGCGAGGCCGCCTACCTCACCCCCGCCACCGCCGCCGGGCAGGCCGCGCTCGCGCTGCTGGCCGTGGGCGGCGTGGTGGTGCTGGCGAAATCCGTGCCGGACCAACGAGAACTCACCGAGGAGCCAGCGATGCCGCGACGCCGTGGGCACACCGGATCCGGACTGCGGATCGTGCTGGGCGCGGACACCTTCCCACCCGATGTCAACGGCGCGGCCAACTTCGCCGGTCGCCTCGCACACGGCCTGGCCGCCCGCGGCCATGAGGTGCACGTGATCTGCCCAGCGCCCGACGGCAAGGCGGCCACCGTGCGCGCGGGCGGGATCACCCTGCACCACCTGCCCGCCCGGCGCACCCCGTTCCACCCGGACTTCCGGATCAGCCTGCCCTGGCAGGCGAACCGCGCCGTGCCGGACCTGCTGGCCGGGCTGGACCCGGACCTGGTGCACGTGCAGTCGCACTTCCCGGTCGGCCGCGCCGTGCTGCGCGCGGCCACCGCCCGGAACATCCCGGCCGTGGCCACCAACCACTTCATGCCGGAGAACCTGTTCGGCTACCTCAAGATCCCCGCCGCCCTGCGCCGCGGCCTGGCCAGGCTCGCCTGGCGGGACCTGGTCCGGGTCTACCGGGAGGCCGCCGTGGTCACCGCGCCCACCCCGCGCGCGGTGGAACTGTTGCACGCCAACCACCTACCCGGCCAGGCCCGCGCGATCTCCTGCGGCATCGACATCGACCACTACGCCGCACCCCGGCCGGTGAAGTCTGCTTCGGACGGTTGCGCGGTGCTGTTCGTGGGCCGCCTGGACGCGGAGAAGAACGTGCCCGAGCTGCTGCACGCCCTGGCCCGCGTGCCCGGCCTGCGCGCCGAGCTGGTCGGCGACGGCTCCTGCCGCGCCCGCCTGGAAAAACTGGCCGCCGAGCTGGGCGTGACCGGCCGGGTGCGCTTCCACGGCGTGGTCTCCGACGCCGACCTGGTGCGGGCCTACCGGCGCGCCGACGTCTTCTGCATGCCCGGCACCGCCGAGCTGCAGAGCCTGGCCACCATGGAGGCCATGTCCGCCGGACTCCCGGTGGTGGCCGCCGACGCGATGGCCCTGCCGCACCTGGTGCGCCCCGGCGACAACGGCTTCCTCTACCCGCCAGGCGATCCGGACGCCCTCGCCGTGCACCTGCGGACGCTGGCCGCCGATCCGCAGCTGCGGGCGCGCCTGGGCGCGGCCAGCACGCGGCTGATCGCCCGGCACGCGCTGACCGCGACCCTGACGGCCTTCGAGGGGGTCTACGCCGAGCTGGTCACCGTGCCCGCGCCGGTGCTCTCCGGCATTCCCGCGTAA
- a CDS encoding tetratricopeptide repeat protein has product MSDPAEQESRLAARVRELRQRAETDPVEARAALAVALLRLGGHQARTGARVAALTAVREAARLAHSLSESTVDDPAHAVAWLSLLSNSLQVEYEVTRELAVLDRAIDTLTRVVGLLDPRDRDLSGQLSNLGNALRQRHEHTFDERDLQAAVRRQRQALRAAPDDDRDRSALLANLGASLRLHYERTGDLDSLDEAIAVLRQAGAATSPEHPGRLRRMSNLGAALRARHSRLADPADLTEAEEILRRAAEGTRLDSDDALAVLSNLANVLQDQADALRDGAKLTEAAEVFRRVAHRRCVLLGPEHPDTLASRNNLANILAQQGKLAEAEHTYTRLLADLPRVLGADHPDTLASRNNLANVLAQQGKSAEAEAAYTELLADQVRVLGADHPDTVDSRNNLAAVLTRQGKLVQARATYQEVLHAQLRVRGEDHPDTQRTKALLSGLADMLSSRVSVVVPRVMLAVHLTSTVDSSGHERITLWRRMYEALKKAVTRSHIPWADCATESYGDGVLLLLPPQVSREQLVAMVPDNLSTELRAINATLLPVQQVRLRVAMHAGPVRVDDRGVTSPAVLHAFGMADTPALHETLRTDRADLALIISDTLYQSTTRTPGALFRPARVPVGNADLLAWILHRPRQLTAGKPSTGAAVSTVDHYVLAMATDALLAVPLCRFPYSRQRLLDSLDPAISSSVHRDTRARQEVQNILRTCLAHEDGLAQLLAAVRRLEHATLPVRHLTSTLARLFTDRGKPGPRPS; this is encoded by the coding sequence ATGAGTGATCCGGCCGAGCAGGAGTCCCGGCTGGCCGCCAGGGTGCGGGAGCTGCGGCAGCGCGCGGAAACCGATCCGGTCGAAGCGCGGGCCGCGCTGGCCGTGGCGCTGCTGCGGCTGGGCGGGCACCAGGCCCGCACCGGGGCCCGGGTGGCCGCGCTGACCGCGGTGCGCGAGGCGGCCCGGCTGGCCCACTCGCTCTCAGAGTCCACTGTGGACGATCCGGCGCATGCGGTGGCCTGGCTGTCGTTGCTGAGCAACTCGCTGCAGGTCGAGTACGAGGTGACCCGCGAGCTGGCCGTGCTGGACCGGGCCATCGACACGCTGACCAGGGTGGTCGGCCTGCTCGACCCGCGGGACCGCGACCTCAGCGGGCAGCTGTCCAACCTGGGCAACGCGTTGCGGCAGCGGCACGAGCACACCTTCGACGAGCGGGACCTGCAGGCCGCGGTGCGCCGCCAGCGCCAGGCCCTGCGCGCGGCCCCCGACGACGACCGGGACCGCTCCGCGCTGCTGGCCAACCTGGGCGCCTCGTTGCGGCTGCACTACGAGCGCACCGGCGACCTGGACTCCCTGGACGAGGCGATCGCGGTGCTGCGCCAGGCAGGCGCGGCCACCTCGCCGGAGCACCCCGGCCGGTTGCGGCGGATGTCCAACCTGGGCGCGGCGCTGCGTGCCCGGCACAGCAGGCTGGCCGACCCGGCGGACCTGACCGAGGCGGAGGAGATCCTGCGCCGGGCCGCCGAGGGCACCCGGCTGGACTCCGACGACGCGCTGGCGGTGCTGTCCAACCTGGCCAACGTGTTGCAGGACCAGGCGGACGCGCTGCGGGACGGTGCGAAGCTCACCGAGGCGGCCGAGGTGTTCCGCCGGGTGGCCCACCGGCGGTGCGTGCTGCTCGGCCCGGAACACCCGGACACCCTGGCCAGCCGCAACAACCTGGCCAACATCCTGGCCCAGCAAGGGAAACTGGCCGAGGCCGAGCACACCTACACCAGGCTGCTCGCCGACCTGCCCAGGGTGCTCGGCGCGGACCACCCCGACACCCTGGCCAGCCGCAACAACCTGGCCAACGTGCTGGCCCAGCAGGGCAAGTCGGCCGAGGCGGAGGCGGCCTACACCGAGCTGCTGGCCGACCAGGTGCGGGTGCTCGGCGCGGACCATCCGGACACTGTGGACAGTCGCAACAACCTGGCCGCGGTGCTGACCCGGCAGGGCAAGCTGGTCCAGGCGCGGGCGACCTACCAGGAGGTGCTGCACGCCCAGCTGCGGGTGCGCGGCGAGGACCACCCGGACACCCAGCGCACCAAGGCGTTGCTGTCCGGACTGGCCGACATGCTGAGCAGCCGGGTCAGCGTGGTGGTGCCCAGGGTGATGCTGGCGGTCCACCTCACATCCACTGTGGACAGTTCCGGGCACGAGCGGATCACGTTGTGGCGACGGATGTACGAGGCACTGAAGAAGGCGGTGACCCGCAGCCACATCCCGTGGGCGGACTGCGCGACGGAGAGCTACGGCGACGGAGTGCTGCTGTTGCTGCCGCCGCAGGTCTCCCGGGAGCAGCTGGTGGCGATGGTGCCGGACAACCTGTCCACCGAGCTGCGCGCGATCAACGCGACCCTGCTGCCGGTGCAGCAGGTGCGGCTGCGGGTGGCCATGCACGCCGGTCCGGTGCGGGTGGACGACCGGGGCGTGACCAGCCCCGCCGTGCTGCACGCCTTCGGCATGGCCGACACCCCGGCCCTGCACGAGACCCTGCGCACCGACCGCGCCGACCTGGCCCTGATCATCTCCGACACGCTCTACCAGAGCACCACCCGCACCCCCGGCGCGCTGTTCCGCCCGGCCAGGGTCCCGGTGGGCAACGCCGACCTGCTCGCCTGGATCCTGCACCGCCCACGGCAGCTGACCGCGGGCAAGCCGAGCACCGGAGCCGCGGTGTCCACTGTGGACCACTACGTGCTGGCGATGGCCACCGACGCGCTGCTGGCGGTGCCGCTGTGCCGGTTCCCGTACAGCCGCCAGCGCCTGCTGGACTCCCTGGACCCGGCGATCAGCTCCTCGGTGCACCGCGACACCCGCGCCAGGCAGGAGGTGCAGAACATCCTGCGCACCTGCCTGGCGCACGAGGACGGCCTGGCCCAGCTGCTGGCCGCGGTGCGCAGGCTGGAGCACGCCACGCTGCCGGTGCGGCACCTGACCAGCACGCTGGCCCGGCTGTTCACCGACCGGGGCAAGCCGGGGCCGCGCCCGAGCTGA
- a CDS encoding FAD-dependent monooxygenase — translation MSVVSGPRVLVAGASIAGPALAHWLRRRGAEVTVVERAPGLRPGGQAVDARGVAKEVIARMGLAAAVRAACTDTAGAHTVDADGQVLETFRAEDNGGDGFIADIEILRGDLSRVLFEDTRDGVEYVFGDRIAGLEQDAHGVDVVFAGGDRRRFDLVVGADGPHSGLRELVFGPHERFLRHLGHVLAFFSVPNEFGLDRWLLEHQDQESGRSVLLRPIQDATRAMAMCYFAAPDLNVDHRDIAAQKALLRARMAGLGWLTPDILAHLDDTPDFYLDQVAQVVLDRWSSGRAGLLGDAAFCSSPLSGQGTGLALVGAYLLAGELAAAGWDPGAGFARYEARMRPFVEANQEIGRLNARSRDLPGPEAEPLPDFASEWFAELVGRAINGVELPDYAGMPESTGAGTVTSSA, via the coding sequence ATGAGCGTCGTGAGCGGTCCCCGGGTGCTGGTGGCGGGGGCGAGCATCGCCGGACCCGCGCTGGCCCACTGGCTGCGCAGGCGAGGGGCCGAGGTGACCGTGGTGGAGCGGGCTCCCGGGCTGCGCCCCGGCGGGCAGGCGGTGGACGCGCGCGGGGTCGCCAAGGAGGTCATCGCGCGCATGGGGCTGGCCGCCGCGGTGCGCGCGGCCTGCACCGACACCGCGGGCGCGCACACCGTGGACGCGGACGGGCAGGTGCTGGAGACCTTCCGGGCCGAGGACAACGGTGGCGACGGGTTCATCGCGGACATCGAGATCCTGCGCGGGGACCTGTCCCGGGTGCTCTTCGAGGACACCCGCGACGGCGTGGAGTACGTCTTCGGCGACCGGATCGCCGGGCTCGAGCAGGACGCGCACGGGGTCGACGTGGTCTTCGCCGGCGGCGACCGGCGGCGCTTCGACCTGGTGGTCGGGGCCGACGGGCCGCACTCGGGGCTGCGGGAGCTGGTCTTCGGGCCGCACGAGCGGTTCCTCCGCCACCTCGGACACGTGCTGGCCTTCTTCAGTGTGCCCAACGAGTTCGGGCTGGACCGCTGGCTGCTGGAGCACCAGGACCAGGAGTCCGGGCGCTCCGTCCTGCTGCGGCCCATCCAGGACGCCACCAGGGCGATGGCCATGTGCTACTTCGCCGCGCCCGACCTCAACGTCGACCACCGTGACATCGCGGCCCAGAAAGCCCTGCTGCGTGCGCGGATGGCGGGCCTGGGCTGGTTGACCCCGGACATCCTCGCGCACCTGGACGACACCCCGGACTTCTACCTCGACCAGGTCGCCCAGGTGGTGCTGGACCGCTGGTCGAGTGGCCGGGCGGGGCTGCTCGGCGACGCGGCGTTCTGCTCCTCGCCGCTGTCCGGGCAGGGCACCGGGCTGGCCCTGGTCGGCGCCTACCTGCTGGCCGGGGAACTGGCCGCGGCCGGCTGGGACCCCGGGGCCGGGTTCGCCCGCTACGAGGCGCGGATGCGGCCGTTCGTCGAGGCCAACCAGGAGATCGGCCGGTTGAACGCCCGCAGCCGCGACCTCCCCGGGCCGGAGGCCGAGCCGCTCCCCGACTTCGCCAGCGAATGGTTCGCCGAGCTGGTCGGGCGCGCGATCAACGGCGTCGAGCTGCCCGATTACGCGGGAATGCCGGAGAGCACCGGCGCGGGCACGGTGACCAGCTCGGCGTAG